The proteins below are encoded in one region of Neorhodopirellula lusitana:
- a CDS encoding DUF1592 domain-containing protein has translation MTANPHICLIAAAEIESIRVPAQAMSFVRNHCLDCHDGESGEGGFDVESLAKSLADEGNVKKWVRVFDRVQNGEMPPPDEGRLAAGTLKRFLPPLSKAIDDAQRQRHASDGRVQSRRLTNRQLQNTLNDLLCIDVPLAATMSPEQRTHGFVHLAETQTMSHFHLQSHLSVVDAALDAAFDRAMEADQSWQLDLPAKKIANKRPGQRNREPEMRNELAVTWSSRMPFYGRIRSTKVPESGWYRIKLKASAIKPPAEHGVWCSVRSGECTAGAPLMTWIGGFEATNQAKDLTYQAWLLKGHLLEIRPCDVTLKKAITKNGQVGYGECESQDVSGVGLHQLTIERVFPGGDVATVRKRLFGSVPLVWDKKLKRSFPDVSAVDPSATQAYLAKQLARFAQYAFRRPASPEDLKLFVGFALDTIKEHRDLPRGQAYYQGLRAGYRVILCSPRFLYFTEPADESGRLDSWAIASRLSYFLCNTTPDKELLLAARLGRLDDPNELRRQTDRLLATPAGKSFIPEFTAHWLDLIDIDFTEPDKRLFNDFDIAVQDAMLSETHLFLGKLLKENRPIAELVNADYTFLNNRLARYYGIDGELQKMNVDVSDQMQLVSFSGARPGKQSNKNKVNSRRGGLLAHGSILKVTANGNDTSPVLRGIWVCERILGMEIPPPPANVPAVEPDIRGATTIRELLAKHEADTSCASCHKNFDPPGFALENFDAGGKWRDQYRQLVKGKYKRGGKVDPSYQMVDGRKFNSFDQYREMIASDADVLARNLASQFLVYATGATIQFSDRTHLDAIVAGSRRSRYGVRSILDEVIASKPFLHK, from the coding sequence ATGACGGCGAACCCGCATATTTGTCTGATCGCAGCTGCCGAAATCGAAAGCATTCGCGTGCCCGCACAGGCGATGTCATTCGTTCGCAATCACTGTTTGGATTGCCATGATGGTGAGTCGGGCGAAGGTGGTTTTGACGTCGAGTCGCTAGCTAAAAGTTTGGCAGATGAGGGGAACGTCAAGAAATGGGTGCGTGTCTTTGATCGGGTTCAGAATGGTGAGATGCCGCCGCCTGATGAGGGACGTCTTGCGGCGGGGACGCTGAAACGGTTTTTACCGCCGCTAAGCAAGGCGATTGATGACGCACAACGACAACGGCACGCCAGTGACGGGCGTGTGCAAAGTCGCCGGCTTACGAATCGACAGTTGCAAAACACGTTGAACGATTTGCTTTGCATCGATGTGCCATTGGCGGCCACGATGTCACCGGAACAGCGAACGCATGGGTTCGTTCATTTGGCCGAAACGCAAACGATGTCACACTTTCACTTGCAGTCGCATTTGAGTGTTGTCGATGCGGCCCTCGATGCCGCTTTTGATCGAGCGATGGAAGCAGACCAAAGTTGGCAGCTTGACTTGCCAGCAAAGAAAATTGCCAACAAGCGACCTGGCCAACGCAACCGAGAACCGGAGATGCGCAACGAGTTGGCGGTTACTTGGAGTAGCCGTATGCCCTTCTATGGTCGAATTCGGTCGACAAAGGTTCCGGAGTCGGGTTGGTACCGAATTAAACTGAAAGCGTCGGCGATCAAACCACCTGCGGAGCATGGAGTGTGGTGCAGTGTGCGAAGTGGAGAGTGCACTGCAGGGGCACCTTTGATGACCTGGATCGGCGGTTTTGAGGCAACCAACCAAGCCAAGGATTTGACGTATCAGGCATGGTTGCTAAAGGGCCATCTGTTGGAGATTCGCCCGTGCGACGTCACGCTCAAGAAAGCCATCACGAAGAATGGTCAGGTTGGCTATGGAGAGTGTGAAAGCCAAGATGTTTCAGGGGTGGGACTGCATCAATTGACTATCGAGCGGGTCTTCCCAGGCGGCGATGTTGCCACGGTTCGTAAGCGACTGTTTGGCTCGGTTCCCTTGGTGTGGGACAAGAAGCTTAAACGATCATTCCCTGACGTTTCGGCTGTTGATCCCTCGGCAACCCAGGCCTATTTGGCGAAGCAATTGGCGCGGTTCGCCCAATACGCGTTCCGCCGCCCGGCTTCGCCTGAAGACCTCAAGCTGTTTGTGGGGTTTGCGCTCGATACGATCAAAGAACACCGTGACCTGCCCCGTGGTCAGGCGTACTACCAGGGTCTGCGAGCGGGTTACCGTGTGATCCTCTGTTCGCCGCGGTTTCTGTATTTTACCGAACCGGCGGATGAATCAGGACGGCTCGATTCCTGGGCCATCGCATCTCGTTTGAGCTACTTTCTTTGCAACACCACGCCCGATAAAGAGTTGTTGCTTGCTGCAAGATTAGGCCGCCTGGATGATCCCAATGAACTTCGCCGGCAAACGGATCGGCTGCTTGCCACGCCGGCGGGCAAGTCTTTCATCCCAGAGTTCACGGCGCATTGGCTGGATTTGATCGACATTGATTTCACAGAGCCGGACAAACGACTGTTCAACGATTTCGATATCGCAGTCCAGGATGCAATGTTGTCCGAAACGCATTTGTTCCTAGGCAAGCTGTTGAAAGAAAATCGGCCGATCGCGGAGTTGGTTAATGCGGATTACACGTTCCTGAATAATCGCTTGGCAAGGTATTACGGGATTGATGGCGAACTGCAAAAAATGAATGTCGACGTGAGCGATCAGATGCAGTTGGTTTCGTTTTCGGGGGCCCGTCCAGGCAAACAGTCCAACAAAAACAAGGTCAATAGTCGGCGAGGCGGCTTGCTCGCCCACGGTTCGATCTTGAAGGTGACCGCCAACGGCAACGACACGTCGCCAGTTTTGCGTGGGATTTGGGTTTGTGAGCGAATTTTGGGAATGGAGATTCCGCCACCACCGGCAAACGTGCCAGCGGTTGAGCCAGATATCCGCGGGGCAACCACCATCCGAGAGCTGTTGGCGAAGCATGAAGCGGATACCTCGTGCGCATCGTGTCACAAGAATTTTGATCCGCCTGGCTTCGCACTGGAGAATTTCGATGCGGGCGGTAAATGGAGGGATCAGTACCGGCAGTTGGTGAAGGGGAAATACAAGCGTGGTGGCAAGGTTGACCCGAGTTATCAAATGGTGGACGGACGCAAGTTCAACTCGTTCGATCAGTACCGCGAAATGATTGCGAGTGACGCCGATGTGTTGGCTCGTAACTTGGCTTCGCAGTTCCTTGTATACGCCACCGGCGCCACGATTCAGTTTTCTGATCGAACACACTTGGACGCGATCGTCGCGGGGAGTCGTCGGTCACGTTACGGAGTTCGTTCAATCCTTGATGAAGTGATTGCCAGTAAGCCGTTTTTACACAAATAG
- a CDS encoding MraY family glycosyltransferase, with amino-acid sequence MSATVLLILVAALMACIISGLSLYPVRRFARQLGLLDRPGGHSSHTIPTPLGGGIGIYLGITLTVLCGLAAAWLLQSLGQQEDGLAEFQAKWASWIPSRWFDLAAFHAPGVWSRAGDILWLLAGGTILLVLGLWDDRYGLSVTVRLGCQFAIAAAVVFGLGIELTAYMNVGWLTKGLSIFWIVAVINSFNMLDNMDALSGGIAAIIAASMAGVMMTTPDPGTDHPQLLVAALLLVVCGSLLGFLFHNRPPASIFMGDGGSYLVGFLIAVATLMATFVGGPTSDGSLRPHAVLAPLCAMAVPLYDMTTVLWIRIREGRSPFLGDNSHLSHRLVALGLSRPRAVATVHLITATCGLSALLLTHVSMLQALTVLGIVACMLLLVAILESTHWKDPKS; translated from the coding sequence ATGTCGGCCACCGTTTTGTTGATTTTGGTGGCCGCCTTGATGGCATGCATCATCAGTGGTTTGAGCCTTTATCCGGTCCGGCGTTTCGCCCGGCAACTCGGCCTGCTGGATCGCCCGGGCGGGCATAGTAGCCACACGATCCCGACACCGCTGGGTGGCGGAATTGGCATCTATCTTGGGATCACTTTAACGGTCCTGTGCGGGCTCGCCGCGGCGTGGCTTTTACAAAGCCTGGGCCAACAAGAAGACGGCCTCGCTGAGTTCCAGGCCAAGTGGGCTAGCTGGATCCCCAGTCGCTGGTTCGACCTGGCTGCCTTTCATGCACCCGGCGTGTGGTCTCGGGCCGGTGACATTCTTTGGCTGCTTGCCGGCGGCACCATCTTGCTTGTCTTGGGACTATGGGATGATCGATACGGCCTGTCGGTCACCGTGCGTCTGGGGTGCCAATTCGCGATTGCGGCCGCTGTCGTTTTCGGACTAGGCATCGAACTGACCGCCTACATGAATGTCGGTTGGCTGACCAAGGGCTTGTCCATTTTCTGGATCGTGGCCGTCATCAATTCATTCAACATGCTCGACAACATGGACGCGTTGTCCGGCGGAATCGCAGCCATCATTGCGGCGTCCATGGCCGGAGTCATGATGACCACGCCCGACCCCGGCACCGACCATCCCCAATTGCTGGTCGCGGCGTTGCTGTTGGTCGTATGCGGTTCACTGCTTGGCTTCCTGTTTCATAACCGTCCACCGGCCAGCATCTTCATGGGCGACGGCGGTAGCTACCTGGTTGGATTCCTAATCGCGGTTGCCACGCTGATGGCGACCTTCGTTGGCGGCCCCACATCCGACGGCAGCCTACGTCCTCACGCGGTGCTGGCTCCGCTATGTGCAATGGCGGTGCCGCTGTACGACATGACCACGGTGCTTTGGATTCGTATTCGCGAGGGCCGCAGTCCATTCTTGGGCGACAACAGTCACCTATCGCACCGGTTGGTCGCACTTGGTTTATCCAGACCTCGAGCCGTCGCGACGGTCCACCTGATCACCGCCACTTGCGGGCTATCCGCTCTGTTGCTCACCCATGTCTCAATGCTTCAAGCCCTCACGGTTCTCGGCATCGTTGCCTGCATGCTGTTGCTGGTCGCGATTTTGGAATCGACTCACTGGAAGGATCCGAAGTCGTGA